Proteins from a single region of Butyrivibrio fibrisolvens:
- a CDS encoding glycosyltransferase has protein sequence MEKKCSIIIPTKDKNSRLYLTLKCLEPQVDENTEVLVVFDGCTKETIEEFNTFTWKMNVQKVISEKNVGRAAARNLGIARATGDVIIFLDDDRLTEANFIKGHMKGHTGDPCVVLGERMDAKVTEFELLDLMKEKNLADVLSFVAEHSKKEFYYNIKKIFVKKPRAKYRFMAFITGNVSIDRSLINEIKGFDEGFKGWGYEDTDIGYRLAKLNIPYYQDNSIICYHLLHSHVKSQKSKEELKNLKYLKHKFPDDRVLGSAIRFYTLKARLEL, from the coding sequence ATGGAAAAGAAATGCAGCATTATCATTCCGACCAAAGACAAAAATTCCAGACTTTATCTTACTCTTAAATGTCTGGAACCGCAGGTCGACGAAAACACGGAGGTCTTGGTAGTATTCGATGGCTGTACCAAAGAAACTATCGAAGAATTCAATACTTTCACGTGGAAGATGAACGTTCAAAAAGTCATAAGTGAAAAGAACGTTGGACGCGCAGCAGCAAGAAATCTAGGAATAGCGCGGGCAACAGGAGATGTGATCATCTTCCTTGATGATGACAGACTCACTGAAGCCAATTTTATAAAAGGTCACATGAAGGGGCATACAGGAGATCCTTGCGTAGTACTTGGAGAACGCATGGATGCCAAGGTTACCGAGTTTGAACTTCTTGATCTTATGAAGGAAAAGAACCTTGCGGATGTCCTTTCATTTGTCGCAGAACACAGCAAGAAAGAATTCTACTACAATATCAAAAAAATATTTGTAAAAAAACCAAGAGCAAAATACCGCTTTATGGCTTTTATCACAGGAAATGTTTCTATCGACAGATCCCTTATAAATGAGATAAAAGGCTTTGATGAAGGCTTTAAGGGATGGGGCTATGAAGATACTGATATTGGATATAGGCTTGCAAAGCTGAATATTCCTTATTATCAGGACAACAGCATCATCTGCTATCACCTTCTTCACTCACATGTTAAGAGCCAGAAGTCCAAGGAAGAATTAAAGAACCTCAAGTATTTAAAGCATAAGTTCCCGGATGACAGAGTGCTCGGAAGCGCGATCAGGTTCTATACATTGAAGGCAAGACTTGAATTATAA
- a CDS encoding glycosyltransferase has translation MKKVSIIIPTYNKLMRLRLALKALEPEVDENVEVIVVFDGCDKVVIDHFHKLNLSYKPIEIINEHNIGRAKARNKGIEAAKGDVVFFLDDDRIVKPGYVKAHLELHEKGYGVVLGQRNQLFMKESDIVNYYEDTTDLFDYCEQNGEIEKYVFGHGATSPIRWMNFFTGNVSVDRKELLDVGCFDEFFTKWGHEDLDLGIRLYLKGVHFGYTTRGNNYHLMHESNFDNKREQSALNLRYMIGKYRKNFFVRTMLRLLYMKQSVFGVRISRDQMAKFEMLSQE, from the coding sequence ATGAAAAAGGTAAGTATAATAATCCCTACTTACAATAAGCTTATGCGCCTGAGGCTTGCTTTAAAGGCCTTAGAACCTGAGGTTGATGAGAATGTAGAAGTAATAGTTGTCTTTGACGGATGCGACAAGGTGGTCATTGATCATTTTCATAAGCTGAATCTTTCATATAAACCGATCGAGATCATAAATGAACATAACATTGGAAGAGCAAAAGCCAGAAATAAGGGAATTGAAGCTGCTAAAGGTGATGTAGTTTTTTTCCTTGATGATGACCGCATTGTTAAGCCAGGATACGTCAAAGCTCATCTTGAACTTCATGAAAAAGGCTATGGAGTTGTCCTTGGTCAGCGCAATCAGCTGTTTATGAAGGAATCTGACATCGTTAATTATTATGAGGATACTACAGATCTCTTTGATTACTGCGAACAAAATGGCGAGATTGAAAAATATGTCTTTGGCCACGGCGCGACCAGTCCGATCAGGTGGATGAATTTCTTTACCGGAAATGTATCTGTTGATCGTAAGGAACTTCTGGATGTCGGATGCTTCGATGAGTTTTTTACCAAATGGGGACATGAGGATCTTGATCTTGGAATCCGTCTTTATCTTAAAGGAGTTCATTTCGGTTATACGACAAGAGGCAACAATTATCACCTTATGCATGAAAGTAACTTCGACAATAAGCGTGAGCAGAGTGCACTTAACCTGCGTTACATGATAGGGAAATACAGGAAAAATTTTTTTGTTAGGACAATGCTCAGGCTCTTGTATATGAAGCAGTCAGTATTTGGAGTAAGGATATCCAGAGATCAAATGGCCAAATTCGAGATGCTTTCGCAGGAATAG
- a CDS encoding TraX family protein → MDSILATTNTETKSGINGTALKIIALVAMFIDHFTAVILQNKLALLIQAANLTTAQERAAWISSHPLWTFGPVILRLIGRFGFPLFVYLLVEGYTHTRSVKKYAINLAVFAAISELPFNLGFESKLFYPEYQNVFLTLFLGLLCIWAIDEFGFKREWNKKASLLFFPAVLVLGAFCGYLFGIGTPGAIINSFAEIPVYYYCLAGALILFIIMAIAGRKWDDAKKVQFIAIALSISAFGTIAELLKTDYSGVGILTIAVMYLFRAKKVKAFALGCTVLTVLNLAEITAYFMLIPVSKYNGERGPKINKYFFYAFYPVHLGILYLVAYVLGIVGFALY, encoded by the coding sequence ATGGATAGTATATTAGCAACAACAAACACGGAAACCAAAAGTGGCATCAACGGAACCGCGCTAAAAATAATAGCGCTGGTTGCCATGTTTATAGATCACTTTACTGCAGTTATCTTACAGAATAAGCTGGCACTCTTAATTCAGGCAGCAAACCTGACTACTGCACAGGAACGGGCTGCATGGATTTCCAGTCACCCATTATGGACATTTGGACCTGTAATATTAAGACTTATCGGCAGATTTGGATTCCCGCTATTTGTGTACCTTCTGGTAGAAGGTTATACACATACACGTAGCGTAAAAAAGTATGCGATAAATCTTGCAGTATTTGCAGCAATCTCAGAGCTGCCATTTAATCTTGGTTTTGAGAGCAAGCTTTTTTATCCGGAATATCAGAACGTATTCCTTACGCTGTTTTTGGGACTTCTTTGCATTTGGGCTATTGATGAGTTCGGATTTAAGCGTGAATGGAACAAAAAAGCGTCCTTGTTATTCTTCCCGGCTGTGCTTGTATTGGGAGCATTTTGCGGTTATTTATTTGGCATAGGTACGCCTGGTGCGATCATTAATTCTTTTGCCGAAATTCCGGTTTATTATTACTGCCTGGCAGGAGCTCTAATCTTATTTATCATTATGGCCATTGCCGGTAGAAAATGGGATGATGCTAAGAAAGTGCAGTTTATAGCTATTGCATTAAGCATTAGTGCATTTGGAACGATCGCAGAACTTCTCAAGACAGATTATTCGGGCGTAGGCATTTTAACTATCGCAGTTATGTATCTTTTCAGGGCTAAAAAAGTTAAGGCATTTGCACTTGGGTGCACGGTTCTAACGGTACTGAATCTGGCAGAGATAACAGCATACTTTATGCTTATTCCTGTAAGCAAATATAATGGCGAAAGAGGACCGAAGATCAATAAATATTTCTTCTACGCATTCTATCCGGTTCATTTGGGAATACTTTATTTGGTAGCATATGTACTGGGAATCGTAGGATTTGCACTCTATTAA
- a CDS encoding DUF2798 domain-containing protein, which yields MLPQSKFQDVIFTIFMAFVMAYAMICYNIALNVGGMQNFVFLAAFKEMLIMWPIAIVLELLFVGKLAQKLAFRFVTPGKDPMIMIILAISAMSVCLMCPLMSFAATLLFKDAGAEIVAVWLQTTAMNFPMALCWQIFFAGPLVRNVFGFFVKRFSKDSHEDARQGA from the coding sequence ATGTTACCACAAAGTAAGTTTCAGGATGTGATTTTCACTATTTTCATGGCTTTTGTCATGGCCTATGCAATGATCTGTTACAATATCGCCCTTAATGTAGGCGGAATGCAGAACTTTGTATTTCTCGCAGCATTCAAGGAAATGCTGATCATGTGGCCTATCGCCATAGTTTTAGAACTTTTGTTTGTAGGAAAACTGGCTCAAAAGCTCGCTTTCAGATTTGTAACCCCTGGGAAGGATCCTATGATCATGATCATCCTTGCTATTTCAGCCATGTCAGTTTGTCTTATGTGCCCACTTATGAGCTTTGCAGCGACACTTCTTTTTAAAGACGCAGGCGCAGAGATCGTGGCAGTATGGCTTCAGACTACAGCGATGAACTTCCCAATGGCACTTTGCTGGCAGATATTCTTTGCAGGACCATTAGTACGTAACGTATTTGGATTCTTTGTAAAGAGATTTTCAAAGGATTCTCATGAAGATGCAAGACAAGGGGCATGA
- a CDS encoding sulfite exporter TauE/SafE family protein, with protein sequence MILWIIATLCAFYIKGLCGFANTLVFTSILSFGTANINISPVELVLGYPTNLIISFKERKSIDWKICIPLSVMVIIGSLAGVFFLKNADITIVKVIFGVLVILVGLEMFLREASGKKSKQSRILLTVIGILSGILCGLYGVGALLGAYIGRTTNDARSFKANICMVFIIENTFRIILYSIYGIITIAALKKALLLAPFMLVGLLAGMFSAGKIDDSMVKKIVIVMLIVSGIALILTNII encoded by the coding sequence ATGATTTTATGGATAATAGCGACATTGTGCGCTTTTTATATAAAGGGATTATGTGGATTTGCCAATACTTTAGTATTTACCTCTATTCTGAGTTTTGGCACTGCTAATATAAATATATCGCCTGTTGAATTGGTGCTTGGGTATCCGACCAATCTTATAATAAGCTTCAAAGAAAGAAAATCCATAGACTGGAAGATATGTATTCCACTTTCTGTGATGGTCATAATCGGAAGCCTTGCAGGAGTTTTTTTCCTAAAAAATGCAGATATTACTATAGTAAAAGTAATATTCGGCGTGCTTGTTATCCTCGTTGGACTTGAAATGTTCTTAAGAGAAGCATCTGGTAAAAAGAGTAAGCAGTCAAGGATACTGCTTACAGTGATAGGAATTCTGTCCGGTATTTTGTGCGGTTTATACGGCGTGGGAGCCCTTCTTGGAGCTTACATAGGAAGGACTACGAATGATGCCAGATCTTTCAAAGCGAATATCTGCATGGTGTTCATAATAGAGAATACTTTCAGGATCATCCTGTACAGTATCTATGGGATCATTACAATAGCTGCGCTTAAGAAGGCTCTTTTACTTGCACCGTTTATGCTTGTAGGGCTTCTTGCTGGAATGTTTAGTGCGGGAAAGATAGACGATAGCATGGTCAAAAAGATCGTTATCGTAATGCTGATCGTTTCTGGAATTGCCCTTATCTTAACTAACATTATCTAA
- a CDS encoding TetR/AcrR family transcriptional regulator has translation MEIKMSTELEKRNIRRMSNKESNRITKECICDALIGLMKEHPYKDISMTMIIEKSGASRGSVYRNYPSKEDILKDITKSMTDELSHSLAQALHKKDNRYYEWFLAAFSWLHSDKDMCALIHNSNISFVDMFYNALCLASDNTFAAQHEYIARGIAAALWEVSLTWIKNGMKESPEYMAKLCSETLRLE, from the coding sequence ATGGAGATCAAAATGTCCACGGAGCTTGAAAAGAGAAATATAAGAAGAATGTCAAATAAGGAATCCAACAGAATAACAAAAGAATGCATATGTGATGCTTTAATAGGGCTCATGAAAGAGCACCCCTACAAAGATATAAGTATGACAATGATAATAGAAAAATCCGGTGCATCAAGAGGTTCTGTTTACAGAAACTACCCCTCAAAAGAAGATATCTTGAAGGACATAACAAAGAGTATGACTGACGAACTTAGCCACTCCCTTGCTCAGGCTCTTCATAAAAAAGACAACAGATATTACGAATGGTTTCTGGCTGCATTTTCCTGGCTCCACTCCGACAAAGACATGTGTGCCCTTATCCATAATTCGAACATCTCTTTTGTCGACATGTTCTATAATGCTCTATGTCTTGCTTCAGACAACACATTTGCTGCCCAGCATGAATACATTGCCAGAGGCATTGCTGCTGCCCTTTGGGAAGTGTCACTTACATGGATAAAAAATGGAATGAAGGAATCTCCTGAATACATGGCAAAGCTATGCTCAGAAACACTACGATTAGAATGA
- a CDS encoding radical SAM protein, giving the protein MNALTNVTHAAQRQAFSVLIDSFLDHLDKTEDRTKTYLKLVDEAERFWGKNAADPEKLEAVRRAFKDPDNRWVKFINKVVDETNPHVARMTMLNLGYEAFFRGTKTIRKNREKYGCNIPWLILFDPTSACNMHCAGCWSGTYGPKNNLSFADMDKIVTQGKELGVYVYMMTGGEPLVRKADILKLAEKHNDVQFGIYSNSTLVDDDFCKEVVRLGNITFMLSIEGTPETNDARRGDGHYDAVMNAMSLFKKYGILFGTSICYTRNNIEAVTDPGFIKFIADKGARFGFFFHYMPVGNNAVPELMPTVTQRKKMIERIRWIRSNECDTGFFPMDFQNDGEAVGGCIAGGRNYFHINSSGDAEPCVFIHFSNTNIHDNSILEMLQSPLFMEYHKGQPFNKNHLRPCPMLENPKLLREMVERSGAHGTNEESEESVEHLCSKCDDYASKWGIVADEIWKSEPHQKKKYENYAPANRTGNDNLRKFEGKKENPLKDLKKHA; this is encoded by the coding sequence ATGAACGCATTAACTAATGTTACACACGCAGCACAAAGACAGGCTTTTAGCGTTTTGATCGACAGCTTTCTTGATCATCTTGATAAGACGGAAGATCGTACGAAAACTTATTTGAAGCTTGTAGATGAGGCAGAGCGTTTTTGGGGTAAGAATGCTGCTGATCCAGAGAAATTGGAGGCAGTACGACGCGCATTTAAAGACCCGGATAATCGCTGGGTGAAATTTATAAATAAAGTAGTTGATGAAACCAATCCCCATGTAGCCAGAATGACCATGCTTAATCTGGGCTACGAAGCTTTCTTCAGAGGAACAAAGACTATACGAAAAAACAGAGAAAAATATGGTTGTAATATACCCTGGCTTATCCTGTTTGATCCAACTTCAGCCTGCAATATGCACTGCGCCGGATGCTGGTCAGGAACATATGGACCCAAGAATAACTTGTCTTTTGCCGATATGGACAAGATAGTAACTCAAGGAAAAGAGCTTGGCGTATATGTTTATATGATGACAGGCGGAGAGCCGCTTGTAAGGAAGGCTGATATACTTAAGCTTGCCGAAAAACATAATGACGTACAGTTCGGAATATATAGTAATTCAACTCTTGTGGATGATGATTTCTGTAAAGAGGTTGTACGCCTTGGAAATATCACCTTTATGCTCTCTATAGAAGGAACTCCTGAGACTAATGATGCAAGAAGAGGAGATGGCCATTATGATGCTGTAATGAACGCCATGTCTCTTTTCAAAAAGTATGGAATTTTATTTGGCACATCTATATGTTATACAAGGAATAATATTGAAGCTGTAACTGATCCAGGGTTTATTAAATTCATAGCAGATAAGGGTGCAAGATTCGGCTTCTTCTTCCACTATATGCCGGTTGGTAACAATGCAGTTCCAGAGCTGATGCCTACTGTGACGCAGAGAAAAAAGATGATAGAGCGTATCAGATGGATTCGTTCAAACGAATGTGATACAGGTTTCTTCCCAATGGATTTCCAGAATGATGGAGAAGCTGTAGGCGGATGCATTGCAGGTGGAAGAAACTATTTCCATATCAATTCAAGCGGTGATGCAGAGCCTTGTGTTTTCATCCATTTTTCTAACACCAACATACATGACAATTCTATTCTTGAAATGCTGCAAAGCCCTCTTTTCATGGAATATCATAAGGGTCAGCCTTTTAATAAGAATCACTTAAGACCATGTCCGATGCTTGAAAATCCAAAACTTTTGAGAGAGATGGTAGAAAGATCCGGGGCACATGGCACGAATGAAGAATCAGAGGAGAGTGTAGAACATCTGTGCTCAAAGTGCGATGATTATGCTTCTAAGTGGGGAATTGTTGCAGATGAGATTTGGAAATCGGAACCTCATCAAAAGAAGAAATATGAAAACTATGCACCAGCTAACAGAACAGGTAATGATAACCTGAGAAAATTTGAGGGAAAGAAAGAGAATCCGCTCAAGGATCTAAAAAAGCATGCTTGA
- a CDS encoding ATP-binding protein, producing MNHDILKQVIFDQIEVIQNAEIIPRDYFFEKNVNYVLVGLRRSGKSTLLYKIARELVAEGCDWSQIIYVNFEDDRLLGFTKEDFNDVVETAYELSDVKNIYFFFDEIQIIDGWEHFARRMADQKKHVYITGSNAKMLSSEMARVLGGRYIPKMIMPFSLSEALDFQKIAHDEAALLTTAKAAKIKRACQEYIAGGGLPDALLLKNKREYIKSVYEKVLLGDIIEREQVKNKMALRLMVKKIAETVMHEISFNTLSGNIKATGIKTSTDSMIDYTSHAENAYLIFRTRNYVSKFAEKESTPRFYFYDNGILSLFLVDKPSALLENAVGICLKRKYEDGVYYFKSNQTGIDIDFYIPEEGMAVQVAYALGDAQERETKSLVSLAQKTEEVKRLVIVTSEEERTIEEDGYAIEVIPVHKFLLS from the coding sequence ATGAATCACGATATATTGAAACAAGTCATTTTTGATCAAATCGAAGTTATTCAGAATGCAGAGATCATCCCGAGAGACTATTTTTTTGAAAAGAACGTTAATTATGTATTGGTAGGACTTAGAAGATCTGGTAAGTCTACCCTTTTATATAAGATTGCCAGAGAGCTTGTAGCTGAAGGCTGTGACTGGTCTCAGATAATCTATGTGAATTTTGAGGATGATAGATTATTAGGATTTACAAAAGAGGACTTTAATGATGTCGTAGAGACAGCATATGAGCTTAGTGACGTCAAAAATATCTATTTTTTCTTTGACGAGATTCAGATAATAGATGGCTGGGAGCACTTTGCAAGAAGAATGGCAGACCAGAAAAAGCACGTCTACATTACTGGAAGTAATGCCAAAATGCTCAGTTCAGAAATGGCAAGGGTTCTGGGAGGAAGATATATTCCTAAAATGATCATGCCATTTTCTCTAAGTGAAGCGCTTGATTTTCAGAAGATAGCTCATGATGAAGCGGCGCTGCTTACAACAGCAAAGGCTGCCAAGATCAAAAGGGCGTGCCAGGAATATATTGCCGGTGGAGGGCTTCCGGATGCTCTTCTTTTGAAGAATAAGAGGGAATATATAAAGAGTGTTTATGAAAAAGTGCTTTTAGGTGACATTATTGAGCGTGAGCAGGTTAAGAATAAAATGGCACTTCGTCTTATGGTAAAAAAGATTGCTGAGACGGTAATGCACGAGATTTCTTTTAATACTCTTTCAGGGAACATTAAAGCTACAGGAATAAAGACATCTACTGACTCGATGATAGATTATACTTCTCATGCTGAGAATGCATATCTTATATTCAGGACTAGAAATTATGTTTCCAAGTTTGCTGAAAAGGAAAGCACTCCAAGATTTTATTTCTATGATAATGGAATATTGTCGCTGTTTCTTGTAGATAAACCTTCAGCACTACTGGAAAATGCAGTAGGAATCTGCCTTAAGCGTAAATATGAAGACGGTGTATATTACTTCAAATCCAACCAGACAGGAATAGATATTGATTTTTATATTCCAGAGGAAGGAATGGCAGTTCAGGTTGCATACGCACTAGGTGATGCACAAGAAAGAGAAACTAAAAGTCTTGTATCACTTGCCCAAAAAACTGAAGAGGTAAAAAGACTGGTAATAGTCACAAGCGAAGAAGAAAGAACGATAGAAGAAGATGGATATGCAATAGAAGTAATTCCTGTACACAAGTTTCTTTTGTCATGA
- a CDS encoding GNAT family protein gives MKIREFEIDNDFDIIKDWITDERTHAMWSANHLIYPLDKDNLCKVLSEIKEMFGDKAFVAVTDEGSVVGFYCYSLNNTTNEGMLKFVVVSPQVRGKGVAGEMIKLALKEAFDNPDANAVHLNVFPENIRAKKFYEKIGFKERRTDENAFMFKDEAWGRCNMVISKLL, from the coding sequence ATGAAGATTAGAGAGTTTGAGATAGATAACGATTTTGACATAATAAAGGATTGGATCACAGACGAGAGAACGCACGCTATGTGGAGTGCGAACCATTTGATATATCCGCTTGATAAAGATAACCTGTGCAAAGTCTTATCTGAAATAAAGGAGATGTTTGGAGATAAGGCGTTCGTTGCGGTTACTGATGAAGGCAGCGTTGTAGGCTTCTATTGCTATTCTCTTAATAACACCACTAACGAAGGAATGCTTAAATTCGTAGTAGTCTCACCCCAAGTCAGAGGAAAGGGCGTAGCTGGGGAGATGATAAAGCTTGCGCTTAAAGAAGCTTTTGATAATCCCGATGCTAATGCAGTTCATCTTAATGTTTTTCCAGAGAATATTCGAGCTAAGAAGTTTTATGAAAAGATAGGATTTAAAGAGCGAAGAACTGATGAGAATGCATTTATGTTCAAGGATGAAGCTTGGGGTAGATGTAATATGGTGATATCAAAACTGCTTTAA
- a CDS encoding GNAT family N-acetyltransferase codes for MRIINYFDSDKKDYWLNEIKKCDWAAARFLYDMLSNETFFDFVGEGSKVLLLTDGDELISFCTYAKKDDIPSTDLTPWMGFVFTRPEHRGHHYIALLMEEVGKLAREEGISEVYISTSHVGLYEKYGCELKTKLKDMNGELSRVYVKKIESFS; via the coding sequence ATGAGAATAATCAATTATTTTGATAGTGATAAAAAAGATTATTGGCTAAATGAAATCAAAAAATGCGATTGGGCAGCAGCCAGATTTCTTTATGATATGCTCAGTAATGAGACTTTTTTTGACTTCGTAGGCGAAGGCTCAAAAGTACTGCTGCTTACAGACGGAGATGAATTGATCTCATTTTGTACTTATGCTAAAAAAGATGATATTCCTTCTACAGATCTAACACCGTGGATGGGATTTGTTTTTACACGTCCGGAACATAGAGGGCATCACTATATCGCTCTTTTGATGGAAGAAGTAGGAAAACTTGCAAGAGAAGAAGGTATATCAGAAGTATATATTTCAACAAGCCATGTCGGGCTCTATGAGAAGTATGGATGTGAACTTAAAACAAAGTTGAAAGATATGAACGGGGAACTTTCCAGAGTATATGTAAAAAAGATTGAGTCTTTCAGCTAG
- a CDS encoding flavodoxin family protein, with translation MKALIINCSPVKNGATAEIASIINNELSSRYDTKSICIDDYSFDFCKGCRTCHNTAKCVMDDDITKIMEEFDNADIIVSVSPSYWADIPGQYKAFIDRCTPWCDTHEPHASIKEGKRGYTVALRTGPSMRECDRIIQSIEHFYGHLHIECAGHLGLTSIEYKENVEPRKKEIIDFCKDIL, from the coding sequence ATGAAAGCACTGATCATAAATTGTAGTCCTGTCAAAAATGGTGCTACCGCAGAGATTGCAAGTATCATAAATAATGAGCTCTCTTCAAGATATGATACAAAAAGTATATGTATAGATGACTATTCTTTCGACTTCTGCAAAGGATGCAGAACATGTCACAATACAGCAAAATGTGTAATGGATGACGATATTACTAAGATCATGGAAGAATTTGATAATGCGGATATCATTGTATCTGTATCTCCATCATACTGGGCTGATATACCGGGGCAGTACAAAGCTTTCATAGACAGATGTACTCCTTGGTGCGACACTCATGAGCCTCATGCCTCTATAAAAGAGGGTAAAAGGGGATATACTGTTGCGCTCAGAACAGGCCCAAGTATGCGTGAGTGCGACAGAATTATTCAGAGCATAGAACACTTCTATGGACATTTGCATATCGAATGTGCAGGACATCTTGGATTGACGTCAATTGAGTATAAAGAAAACGTTGAGCCCAGGAAAAAAGAAATAATCGACTTCTGTAAAGATATATTATAG
- a CDS encoding flavin reductase family protein — protein MEFTTDIFSQFDKKWALITAGDKEKFNTMTISWGGLGTLWNKPVATSYVRTSRYTHEFLDNNEYFTISFFPEEYKGTLGVLGSKSGRDIDKIHSSGLTPKEVNGTVTFEEAEVTFVCRKLFCQRLDPKNMNPDIAKQFYDGGAEHDMYIGEVVEIIK, from the coding sequence ATGGAATTTACAACAGATATTTTCAGTCAGTTTGATAAGAAGTGGGCGCTGATAACAGCTGGAGACAAGGAAAAGTTTAACACTATGACTATCAGCTGGGGCGGTCTTGGAACTTTATGGAATAAGCCTGTAGCAACATCATATGTTAGGACATCCAGATATACTCATGAGTTTCTGGATAATAATGAGTATTTCACGATCAGCTTTTTTCCTGAAGAATATAAGGGCACTCTTGGCGTTCTTGGTTCAAAATCCGGAAGAGATATTGATAAGATTCATTCATCAGGCCTTACTCCAAAGGAAGTGAATGGTACTGTGACATTTGAAGAGGCAGAGGTTACATTTGTATGCAGAAAGCTCTTTTGCCAGAGACTTGATCCTAAGAACATGAATCCAGATATTGCAAAGCAGTTCTATGATGGCGGTGCTGAGCACGATATGTATATTGGCGAAGTTGTAGAGATTATCAAATAA
- a CDS encoding YciI family protein, with the protein MQFIVKAYDGAGMLDKRMEVRPRHLEGMSKLGDHIICAGGLLDDEGKMKGSALILDFDSRKELDDYLANEPYVLEKVWEKIEVDNINVVIANGINK; encoded by the coding sequence ATGCAGTTTATAGTTAAGGCTTATGACGGAGCAGGAATGCTTGATAAGAGAATGGAAGTGCGTCCGAGACATCTTGAAGGTATGAGCAAGCTCGGTGACCACATCATCTGTGCAGGCGGTCTTCTTGATGATGAAGGCAAGATGAAAGGATCAGCGCTGATCCTTGATTTTGACAGCCGCAAAGAGCTCGATGACTACCTTGCGAATGAGCCATATGTACTTGAGAAGGTTTGGGAAAAGATAGAAGTTGATAATATCAACGTTGTGATAGCGAATGGAATCAATAAATAA
- a CDS encoding YafY family protein — protein MKIDRLIGILSVLLQEEKTTAPELAEHFEVSKRTINRDIEALCKAGIPIQTSQGVGGGISIMDGYRMDRTILTSRDMQMILAGLRSLDSVSGSRYYGQLMEKIKAGSSEFVSGRDSILIDLSSWYRESLAPKIEVIQNAIESRHTLKFTYYNQKGESIRELEPYYIVFKWSSWYVWGRSVSGGSVPRVGLNGPRKGADNNDFRLFKLNRMDKVTMSDTEFVCRDVPTPDLSTEKIFPGGIKVKALFTEDVKWRLVEEFGPECFTQEPDGRLLFKADYTDMDNLVTWMLTFGDKAELLEPKEAREKIRNIVEAMERNYS, from the coding sequence ATGAAGATAGACAGGTTGATCGGAATACTTTCCGTATTGTTACAGGAAGAGAAAACTACAGCTCCTGAGCTGGCAGAGCATTTCGAGGTGTCCAAAAGGACTATCAATAGAGACATCGAAGCTTTGTGCAAGGCTGGGATTCCGATACAGACATCCCAGGGTGTTGGCGGCGGAATCAGTATCATGGATGGATATCGTATGGACAGGACAATCCTGACATCCAGGGATATGCAGATGATACTTGCAGGACTCAGAAGCCTTGATAGTGTGAGCGGAAGCAGGTATTATGGGCAGCTCATGGAGAAGATAAAGGCAGGTTCCTCTGAGTTTGTAAGCGGCAGGGATTCTATTTTGATCGATCTGTCATCCTGGTACCGGGAATCACTTGCTCCAAAGATAGAAGTTATACAAAATGCGATTGAAAGTAGACATACATTAAAGTTTACTTACTACAATCAAAAAGGCGAGAGTATTCGCGAGCTTGAACCTTATTATATTGTATTCAAATGGTCCAGCTGGTATGTATGGGGGCGTAGTGTTTCTGGTGGTAGTGTGCCTCGAGTAGGTCTTAATGGACCAAGGAAAGGCGCAGATAATAATGACTTTCGTCTGTTCAAGCTTAACCGAATGGATAAGGTTACTATGTCGGATACTGAGTTTGTCTGCAGAGATGTTCCAACGCCAGACTTGTCTACAGAAAAGATATTTCCTGGTGGAATAAAGGTAAAAGCTCTTTTTACAGAGGATGTTAAATGGAGGCTTGTAGAAGAGTTTGGGCCGGAGTGCTTTACTCAGGAGCCGGACGGAAGATTGTTGTTTAAAGCTGACTATACGGATATGGACAATCTGGTTACCTGGATGCTGACGTTTGGAGATAAGGCAGAGCTACTTGAACCCAAGGAAGCAAGAGAGAAAATAAGAAATATAGTTGAGGCTATGGAAAGAAATTATTCATGA